GTCGTGCGGATCGACGCCGCCGCTGCCCGCCACCCGGAAGGCCGCGGTGAGGAAAGTCCTGGCGAAGCCCTCCAGACCGTCGCTCCACTCACCCGACCGCGACGGCGACCCCGGCAGCCGAAGAAGGGCCTGGGTCGGTGAGGCATGGGGACGGACGCCGAGCAGCATCCGATCGGCCGCCGCAGCCCAGTGCGTGCGGGTCCAACCGGTGAACGGCGACAGTGCGCGGTCCTCGTCGGGCAGTGACAACAGACGACCTCCTCAAGGCTTCCCGCGATGGTGCCTCCCCGACCTGCTCCGCAGTGGCGAGACGTCGGGTCGCGACCGCATCCGGTCATCTGCTCGACAGACCGGGGTCGGATGTCCTCCCATCTAAGGGCCTGTCTTTGGTCCCCCTCCATCGTGAGCGGGATCAGCGTGGATGAGCTGCAAGGCGAAGGAAAGAGACATAACGGAGTTATGTTGACTGACGACAACGCCGCAGATCGCCGCGGTGGCCCCGCGCAACAGGAAAGTGGGGATAAAAGACAGGCGCTAGGGCAGCGGTCTCGACGTCGAGACCGCTCGACGACGTGGAGGGCGATGATGCCGACCAGAACGCGGGACAGCCGAGTACGCGGCCGAACCCTGGCGACCGGGGCGGTGTCGCTGTTGGCTGCCTGCGGTGTCCTCGCGGGCTGCGGCGGGTCCGGGTCCGGCGACGGCACGGTGTCGCTGGACTTCACCTGGTACGGCAACGACAGTCGCGCCGAGGCCACCCAGGAGGCCGTCGACCTGTTCGAGGAGCGCAACCCCGGCATCACGGTGAACACGTCGTTCTCCGGTTTCGACGCCTACTTCGAGAAGCTGTCCACGCAGGTGGCAGGCGGCAACGTTCCCGACGTGGTGCAGATGGACGCCGGCTACCTGCGGGAGTATGCCGAGCGCGGAATGCTGCGGGACCTCGACGAGCACGTCGGCACCGAGATCGACATCGAGTCCGTCGACCCGGCTGGCCTGCGGTCGGGAGAGCTGCCTGCGGGCCGATTCGCGGTGCCGCTGGGTCGCAGCACCCAGACGATGGCCTACAACCCGACCATCTGGGCCGAGGCGGGGCTGGACGCGCCGGAGGTCGGCGACTTCACCTGGGACGACCTCATCGAGGCCTCGGAGATCATCAGCGACAGCACCGACGGCGAGGTGGTCGGCCTGACCGATCCCGGCTGGGCGGTGGACTGGTTCCAGTTCTTCATCCGCCAGCAAGGCCGGGAGCTGTACACCGAAGAGGGCATCGCCTTTACCGAAGAGGACGTCGCGGACTACTGGAACTTCACCCAGGGGCTCCGGGACGCGGGTGTGGTGACCTCTGCCGAGGTGACCAGCCAGGTCAACGGCTCGGTGGACACCTCGCCGCTGGTGTCCGGCAGGTCCGCGGCGGAGCTGAGCTATCTGGGCAGCTCGGCCTCGCTCTTCCCGACCATGGGCGAGGACGTGGCGCTGGCCCCGTGGCCGAGCAACGAGGAGGGCGAGACGGGCATCTATGCGTCGACCTCGATCCAGATCGCCATCGGCAGCCGCTCGGAACACCCCGAGGAGGCCGCCCGGCTGATCGACTTCCTGATGAACGACGTCGAGGCGGGCCAGATCCTGCGCACCGTCCGAGGCACTCCGCCCAACAGCGAGGTCCGGGCGGCCGTGGCCGAAGACCTCGACGGGGTCGACAAGATCCTCTTCGACTTCGAGGAGAGCATGGCCGACGAGCTGAGCGATGCGCCCTCCGCGCCGCCGCAGGGCTGGGGCTCGGTGAAGCGGACCTTCACCCGGGTCTACGACTCGATCAACTTCGGGGAGCTCACGGTCGACGAGGGCGCCGCCCTGCTGATGAACGAGACCGAGCAGCTGATCAGCTGATCGCCGATTCCGTCGCCCGCCCCACGAGAGTGTGGGGCGGGCGACGGGCGGCGACGGGACCGGCACGTCGGCGGGTCTGCCGACCGGTGGCTGCCGCGAGGCAGGCTTGAAGGAGTCACCGGCCGCACGCCTCGGTGTCTCGTCGTGGCCGGACCGGCACGGCGGGCCTGGCGGATCGATCACCGCCGCCGAGGTCGGACCACTGAACCGACTGCCGGTCAACACCGCGGCAGAATCCCGGGACTGCCGGACACGGGAACCATGCGGGTGGCAGCAGACGACGCCGAGGCCCCGACCGAGGACGTTTCAGTCCAGTCTGCGGGCCGCGGCGTCGAAGTCCGAGGCAGCTCCGCTCGGGGCGTACTCCCGCACCTCCTGCGTCGCGGCGACCAGCGCACGCATCGCCGTCAGATCGCCGACGCCGGAGCCGCCCGCCGCCCTGGCCTGCACCAGCAGGTTGCCCAGCGCCGTGGCCTCGACCGGCCCGGCCACCACCGGAATCCCGCACGCATCGGCCGTCAACCGGCACAGCAGCTCGTTGCGAGAGCCGCCGCCGACGATGTGCAGGACGTCGACCTCCCGACCGGACAGTGCGCAGGCCTGTCGCAGGGTGCGGCGATAGGCCAGGGCGAGACTCTCCAGCACGCAGCGGACGAGCTGAGCCTGGGTCTCGGGGACCGGCTGCCCCGTCTCCCGACAGGCCTGGGCAATGCGCGCGGGCATGTCGCCGGGGGCGAGGAACCTCGGGTCGTCGGGGTCGACGATCGAGCGGAAAGGCTCGGCGCGGGCCGCGTCGGCGAGCAGTCCCGAGAGCTCGGCGGGTCGACCGGCGTCCGCCCAGGTGCGCAGGGACTCCTGGAGCAGCCACAGCCCCATCACGTTGCGCAGGTATCGGGTCGTGCCGTCGACGCCGAGTTCGTTGGTGAAGTTGGCGGTCCGGCCTGCCTCGGAGACCACGGGCGCGTCGAGTTCGAGTCCGACCAGCGACCACGTTCCGCAGGAGACGTAACCGAAACGCCGGGTGACGGTTGGCACCGCGACGATCGCCGACGCCGTGTCGTGGGAGCCGACCGCCACCACCGGCAGCTCCCCGCCGCCGAGTTCGGCCCGAGCCGTGCCGTCGACGAGTCCGATGCGCTCCCCCGGTTCCCGCAACGGCGGCAGCAGCGTCTCGTCGATGCCCGCCGCGCGCACCAGCTCCCAGGCCCATTCCCGCCTGCGCACGTCGAGCAGCTGGGTCGTGGACGCGTTGGTGACCTCGGCGCCACGCTGTCCGGTGAGCCAGTAGCAGAGCAGGTCGGGGATCAGCAGGAGGCTCGACGCGGCAGTCAGGGCGGCCGTGTCTCTGGCGGCGACGAGTTGAATCAACGTGTTGATCGGCATGAACTGGATGCCGGTCGTCGCATAGATGCGCTCGGCGCCGAGGGTGGCACGCACCTGGTCCAGGACGCCGTCCGTCCGGGAGTCCCGGTAGTGGATCGGGTTGCCGAGCAGCTCGCCGTCCGCGTCGAGCAGCCCGTAGTCGACGGCCCACGAGTCGATGCCGATGCTGTGCAGCTCCGCCGACGCCGACGCGATGCGCAGGCCCGCGAGGATGTCGCGGTAGAGCCCGAGGACGTTCCAGTGCAGCCGATCCCGTCCCGCGCCGCGCGCGATGCGGATCGGGGTGTTGTCGAAGCGGGCGACCTCGGTGGTGCTCAACTCACCGGCGCCGACGCGCCCCAGGATGACCCGTCCGCTGGACGCGCCGAGGTCGACTGCCGCGCAGGTCGCCGTCACCGCGCCGCCGACCGCACCCGATGTGCTCACCCCTGATCCTTTCCGCTCGCCTGCTGCTGCCGTGTCGTCGTACACGCGGCCCGCCGCCGGGTGGCCGCGCGGACCCTGCGCTGCCGGTCGGTCTCCTCGACGGCGGTCGTCCTCGCCGCGCCGGTACCGACCGCACCGAGGGCAGGCGACCGACATCGCCGTCGGAGCCCTCCGCCTGCGGTGCCCAGAACCCGGAAGCCGTTCAGCTGGTGGCTGCCACGCGCCACGATCTGACGCCGCGCGCCGCGCGCTGCCGATGCGGTGGGCATCGGCCGTCGCGTGCCCGCCGAGTGCATCGACGCCGCCGCACGCATCGGCCGCCTTCGAGGCGAACCGGCCGACGTGATCGAGTCGAGCCGACGACCGTCTACGCGGCCACCGCGCCGTCACGCGCGGCCCTGCCACCACCGCGCCCGACCGGAACATCCGCCGGGCCCGCACCGCAGGCCGAGCGCGGCACCACCGATGAGCCGCCATCGGGCAGCGCACCACGAGCATCGACGCCGACCCGACGCCGTCGGACGCCTCGGACGAGCGGCCGCACGGCCGAGGCCGTCGCCCGCAGGCTCGATCGTCCGCCTCGCCGAAGCGGCGACGAGCAGGAGCGACCGAGAACCGCCCTCAGATCAGACCTCGCCGCGCCGCCCACGCCACCGCCTGGATCGGCGTCTGCACGCCCAGCCGATCGCACACCCCGCGAATCCGCCTGCGCAGGGTCCGGTTCGACGTGCACATCCGCCTGGCGATGCCGTCGAGAAGATAGCCGTCCGCGAGCAGCGCGAGGATCATGCGCTCCTCCCTGGTCAGCCGGACCTCGATGACCCGCTCGGGCCGGGTGAGCCTGCTCTGGCTCCGATCCGAGTCGGCCGTGATCGGCCGTACCGCCAACGCAACCATGGGGACCTCCTTGTCCTGGGCCTTCCCTCGCCGCCGTTCGTCGTGCTGCGGTCGTCATGTCGCTGTCGGGACCGGCGTGCTGCGGTGCCGTTCCCGGTCGCGGGCATCCCTGATTCAGCGCAGGAAGGCCGCGGCGACGCCCGCGTCCACCGGGATGTGGAGTCCGGTGGTGTGCGTCAGGTCGCCGCCGGTCAGTGCGAACACCGCCGCCGCGACGTGCTCCGGCAGCACCTCCTGCTTGAGCAGGGTGCGCTGCGCGTAGAAACTGCCGAGCTCGGACTCCTCCACCCCGTAGACGGCCGCGCGCTGCGCGCCCCATCCGCCGGAGAAGATGCCCGAGCCGCGCACCACCCCGTCGGGATTGATGCCGTTGACCCGAATCCGGTGTCCGCCGAGTTCGGCGGCCAACAGCCGGACCTGATGAGCCTGGTCCGCCTTCGCCGCGCCGTAGGCGACGTTGTTGGGACCGGCGAACACGCCGTTCTTGCTGGCGATGTAGATGATGTCGCCGCCCATCGCCTGCGCGATGAGCACGCGGGCCGCGGAGCGGGACACGAGGAAGGAGCCGCGCGCCATGACGCCGTGCTGGATGTCCCAGTCCGCGTCGGTGGTCTCCAGCAGCGGCTTGGAGATGGACAGCCCCGCGTTGTTGACGACCAGGTCGACGCCGCCGAAGGCCAGGCTGGCCTCGGCGAGCGCGGCGTCCACGGCGACCGAGTCCGTGACGTCGACGGCCACGGAGATCGCGACGTCGGCGGCGCGGTAGGCGCCTGCACCAAGCTCCTCGGCCGCCTCGCGGGCCCGGTCCGCGTCGCGGTCGGCGACGACGACGCAGGCGCCCTCGGCAACGAGCCTGCGCGCGGTGGCCAGGCCGATGCCGGAGGCACCGCCGGTCACCAGGGCCACGCGAGTGGCCAGCGGCTTGGCCTTGGGCCGCCGCCGCAGTTTGGCCTCCTCCAGCTCCCAGTACTCGATGCGGAACTTCTCGCCCTCGTCGATGGGCTGGTAGCGGGAGATCGCCTCGGCGCCCCGCATGACGTTGATCGCGTTGACGTAGAACTCGCCCGCGACCCTGGCGGTCTGCTTGTCGGCGCCGAAGGAGAACATGCCGACCCCGGGCACCAGCACGATCGCCGGATCGGCACCGCGCATCGCCGGGGAGTCCTGGGTGGCGAACTGCTCGTAATAGGCGCGGTAGTCGGCGCGGTACTGCTCGTGCAGTTCACGCAGTCGATCGATCACCGTGTCCAGCGGCGCGTCCGGGCCGAGGTCCAGCACCATCGGCCGGACCTTGGTCCGCAGGAAGTGATCCGGGCAGGAGGTGCCCAGGGCCGCCAGCTCCGGCATCCGCTCGCGCGAGACGAAGTCGAGGACGGCGGGCGAGTCGGTGAAGTGGCCGATCTGGCGTCGATCGGTGGAGGCGAGCCCGCGCAGCACCGGGAACAGCGCCGCCGCCCGCTCCCGCCGCTGTGCCGAGGGCAGCGCCGACCGGCCCTCGACGACGGGCCCGAAGGGCTCGGCCGTGCCCCGCGTCTCGATGAACCGCTCGGCGGTGTCGATGATCTCCAGCGAGTTGGCCCGGCACTCCTCGGCGGTGTCACCCCAGGCAGTGATGCCGTGGCCGCCGAGGATGACCCCGATGGCGGAGGGGTTGGCGCGCTTGATCTCGGCGATGTCCAGGCCGAGCTGGAAACCGGGCCGACGCCACGGCACCCAGGCCACTCGATCACCGAAGCACTCGGCGGTGAGCTTCTCGGAGTCGGCGGCGGTGGCCAGCGCGATGCCCGCGTCCGGGTGCAGGTGGTCGACGTGCGCCGCGTCGACGAGGCCGTGCATGGCCGTGTCGATGGAGGGGGCCGCGCCGCCCTTGCCGTGCAGGCAGTAGTCGAAGGCCGCCACCATCTCGTCTTCGCGGTCCACCCCGGGGTAGACGTCGATGAGTGCGCGCAGCCGGTCGGTGCGCAGCACCGCGAGCCCCGCCTCTGTCAGGGTGCCGAGGTCGCCGCCCGATCCCTTGACCCACATGAGTTCGACGGGCTGCCCGGTCACCGGATCGACGTCGTCGGCCTTGACCGACGCGTTGCCGCCCGCGTAGTTGGTGTTGCGCGGGTCCGAGCCGAGCTCGTGACAGCGCTGGAGCAGCTTCTCGACTTCTGGGTGTGTGGTCATCTCTCGTCTCTCGTGTCCACGGGATCGGCGGGCGGGTCGTCGTGCGCGGCGCTGGCGCGGTGGCGAGTCACGTCAGGTCCGGCGGCACCGGATCGATCCGACGGGCGGCTCGGTCAGGCGCCCCAGCCTGCGGCGTTCCCGCCGACGCGCTCTGCCACGATGCGCTGCTGGTAACCGGAGCGGTGGTAGGCGGCCATCGGGTCGGGGTCGATGCCCATGTCCTGACGCAGCTCGGCGAGCAGGGGTCGGACGTCGGTGTTGTAGGCGTCCATCAACACGGCGTTGGCCCCGAGGACGTCGCCTTCGGCCTGCGCCGCGCGCAGTGCGGCGGAGTCGACCAGCAGCGCCTTAGCGGTGGCCTCCTGGACGTTGCACACCGAGCGGATCATGGCCGGGATCTTCGGCTCGATGTTGTGGCACTGGTCGAGCATGAACTCGACTCCGGTGGCCCGGTCGAGCCCGCCGCCCTGCGCCACCTCGTGCATGATCCGGAACAGCTGGAACGGGTCGGCCGCACCCGCGATCAGGTCGTCGTCGGCGTAGAACCGCGAGTTGAAGTGGAATCCGCCGAGCCGCCCGGCCCGCAGGAGGAAGGCCACGATGAACTCGATGTTGGTGCCGGGGGCGTGGTGTCCGGTGTCCACGAGCACCTGCGCGGCGGGGCCGAGTTCGAGACAGTGGGCCAGCGAGGTCCCCCAGTCGGGGATGTCGGTGGCGTAGAAGGCGGGCTCGAAGAACTTGTACTCCAGGAGCATCCGCATGCCCTCGGGCATCTGGCCGTAGACCTCGCGCAGTGCCTCGGCGAGCCGGTCCTGCCGCGCGCGCAGGTCGTCCTGCCCCGGGTAGTTGATGCCGTCGGCGAACCACAGCGACAGCACCGAGGAGCCGGTCTGCTCCGCGACGGCCACGCATTCGAGCAGGTGGTCGACGGCCTTGCGACGCACCCCTGCGTCCGGGCTACACACGCTGCCAAGCCGGTAGTCGTCCTCCTGGAAGACATTGGGGTTGATCGCGCCGAGCGTGATGCCGACGCCGTCGGCGTGGGCACGCAGGGCCGCGTAGTCGTCCACCCGATCCCACGGGATGTGCAGCGCGACGCTGGGGGCGATACCGGTCAGCTCGTGAACCTTGGCGGCGTCCTCGATCTTCTCGACCGGGTTCCTCGGCACGCCGTCCTGCGCGAAGACCTTGAAGCGGGTCCCGGAGTTGCCGTACGCCCAGGAGGGCGTCTCGATCCGCTGGGTGCGCAGGACGTCGAACAGCGCCGCACGCCGGGACGGGTCGATGTCGGTCATCGTGCTTCTCCTCGAAGGACTGCCGGGGATCGTCGTCGACCCCCGAGAAGGCTGGCTGGTCACGGCAGGTGGAAGACCTCGGGGATCGCCTGCATCCCGGCGTCGGCGTTGCCACCGTCGAGGCCGACGAAGAACTCGGCCATCTCGGCCTGCCAGCGCGCGTTGACCTCGGTGGCGTCCATGGCCGCCTTGGCGGCGGCGAAGTCCTCGCACTCCAGGTAGCCGACGAGCATCCCGTCCGGGCGCAGGAAGAGGGAGTAGTTGTGCCAGCCCGACTCGGATAGCGCTTTCCGCATCTCCGGCCAGACATCGCGGTGCCGCTCGCGGTACTCCTCCAGGCGATCGGCTCGCACCTGGAGCACGAAGCACACCCGTTCGGTCACTCTCGACTCCTCCTCGGCGGTGTCGGCCCCTCGGCGATTTCAGCCGGGTTAATGAATCGTTTCAAGCCGTCATCTTGGGCCAAGCTTGCGGCACGGGAGCGAGGACCGTCAACCTTTTCCGACAAGAACCGGACAGATTTCAGGTTGGTCACGATGATCTGAGGCATACTCCTCGCGGAGCATCCGCCGCACGTTGACACGTTTCAACATCACATCGGGCGCCGCGCTCCGCCCAGGACACGACGATTCAGATCGAGGGAGACGCGGTGAACCCGACAGCGAGTATCCGGGAGGTCGCCGCCGCCGCGCGGGTCTCCGTCGGCACGGTCTCCAACGTGCTCAATCGGCCCACCGTGGTGGCGCCCGCGACCAGGGATCGGGTGCTCGCGGCCATCGAAGAGCTGGGTTTCGTCCGTAACGAGTCCGCAAGACAACTCCGCTCCGGCACCGCGCGGACGATCGGCCTGGTGGTGCTCGACGTCGGCAACCCGTTCTTCACCGACGTCGCCAGAGGGGTGGAGGACTCCGCCACCGAGGCGGGACACGTCGTGATCCTCTGCAACAGCGACGAGTCCAGCGCACGCGAGAGCCGCTACCTGGACCTGCTGACCGAGCAACGGGCCCACGCCGTCCTGATCACGCCGGTCGGCGACTCGCTCGACCCGGTACGACGACTCCAGCGCAGAGGCGTCTCCGTGGTGCTGCTCGACCACCCGACCGCCTCGCAGGACGTCTGTTCGGTCTCGGTGGACGACGTGATCGGCGGCGATCTCGCCACCACCCACCTGCTCGCGGGCGGCCATGAGGACCTCGTCATGGTCACCGGCCCCGAGTCGATCCGGCAGTGCGCCGACCGGCTCGCCGGGGCCCGCCGCGCGCTGGCGCGAGCAGGCAGGCCTGCGGAGACGCTGCGGGCCGTCGAGGTCCCCGCGCTGAACGTCGTCTCGGGTCAGCGCGCCGCCGAGCAGCTCCTCGCCGGCCCCGCCCTGCCCGACGGCGTGTTCTGCGCGAACGACCTCCTCGCGCTGGGCCTGCTCCAGGTGCTCATGCGAGCAGGCATCCGGGTTCCGGAGGACGTCGCCCTGGTCGGCTACGACGACATCGACTTCGCCGCCGCAGCGGCCGTCCCGCTGACCTCGGTCCGGCAGCCGCGCTATCTGATCGGCCGCACGGCCGCCGATCTGGTCATCGCCGAGACGCTGGCACCGGAGCAGCACACCCACCAGCACACGGTCTTCACCCCCGAACTGGTCGTCCGCGACTCCAGCCACCCGCGCCGCCACCGCCCCTGACGCCGAGGGGCTCGGCGTCAGGTGGCGGGCGGCGCGCCGCAGTCGCGCGAATCGCTAGTCCGGCGAGGACGTCAGCACCGCGACGCCGTGCCTGGGCAGCCGAATCTCGATCATGGGCGAAGCCTCGGGCCCGGCGGTCCGAGCGAGGACGTCGGTCATCGGCTCGGGCAGCGCCACCTCCACAGGCTCGCCGCCGTGATTGAGCAGCAGCAGGAAGCGGGTGCCGTCGGCAGCGTGCCGGGTGACCGCCTGGACGCCTGCGGGCAACGGGAGGTCGGGCCCGACGCCTGCCGCCTCGCGGACGACGTCCAACAGGCCGCGCATCGAGGTCGCGTCCAGCCGGGTGCCGAGGTACCAGGCCGTGCCCGCCCCGAACCGGTGTCGGGTGATCGCAGGCGAGCCGCTCAGCTCGCCGTCGGCGAACTCGGCCAGTGACTCGGCACCCGCCAACCGGATCAGCTCGGACCAGATCCGCCCCGTCACGGGCGCACTCGTCGCGCCGGAGTCGGCCGCCGCAACCGCTCCGACTCGATCCGCCCCGAGCCCGGTGACGGCGATGGTGCCCGCCTCGGGCAGCGGCCAGAACTCCTCCACCCAGACGCCGAGGGTCTCCCGCAGCGCCGGAGACATCCCGCCCGCGTGGACGTGGTCGTTCTCGTCGACGATGCCGGAGAAGAAGGAGACGACGAGGTGCCCGCCGCCCCGGACGTAGTCACGGAGCCGCTCGGCAGCCGCGTCGCTCAGCAGGTAGAGATTGGGCACGACCACCAGCCGGTAGCCGGACAGATCCCGGTCCGGGTGCACGACGTCGCAGGTCACCCCCGCCTCGAACAACGGGGCGTAGTGCGCCATCTCGGCCTCGTGCCGCGTGACGTCGACGCTGGGATGCGAGTCGCGTTCCAACGCCCACCAGTTCGACCAGTCCAGCAGCAGCGCGGTCTCCGCGCGCACCCGACTGTCGACGAGCGCGGGCACCGAGGCGAGTTCGGCGCCCAGCTCGCAGACCTCACGGAAGATCCGGGTGTCGGTGCCGGTGTGCGGGACCATCGCGGCGTGGAACTTCTCGGTGCCGCCTCGCGAGGCGCGCCACTGGAAGAACATCACCGCGTCCGCGCCCTGTGCGACGGCCTGCCAGCTGCCCAGCCGCATCGCGCCGGGCAGCTTCATGGCATTGCGCTCCCGCCAGTTCACCGCCGCAGTGGCCTGCTCCATGAGGAACCACGGCTGTCCATGGCGCAGTGACCGCATCAGGTCGAAGTGAAAACCCGCGGCGATGTGACTGTCTGCCTCGAAGGGGTCGGGGTAGGCGTCGAAGGCGATGAGATCCTGATGGCCTGCCCAGTCGAAGAGGTCGATCGCGGGACCGTCGGTGATGAAGTTGGTGGTCACCGGCACGTCAGGCGTCAGTCGGAAGAGCACCTCCTTCTCCGCGAGGAAGCAGCCGAGGAACGCATCCGAGGTGAAGCGGGCGAAGTCGACGCTCTGCCCGGGATTCGGGTGATACGGCGCCAGGCTGGGCACCCCGATGTCGGCCCAGTCGGTGTAGCCCTGCGAC
The Actinoalloteichus fjordicus DNA segment above includes these coding regions:
- a CDS encoding ABC transporter substrate-binding protein, translating into MMPTRTRDSRVRGRTLATGAVSLLAACGVLAGCGGSGSGDGTVSLDFTWYGNDSRAEATQEAVDLFEERNPGITVNTSFSGFDAYFEKLSTQVAGGNVPDVVQMDAGYLREYAERGMLRDLDEHVGTEIDIESVDPAGLRSGELPAGRFAVPLGRSTQTMAYNPTIWAEAGLDAPEVGDFTWDDLIEASEIISDSTDGEVVGLTDPGWAVDWFQFFIRQQGRELYTEEGIAFTEEDVADYWNFTQGLRDAGVVTSAEVTSQVNGSVDTSPLVSGRSAAELSYLGSSASLFPTMGEDVALAPWPSNEEGETGIYASTSIQIAIGSRSEHPEEAARLIDFLMNDVEAGQILRTVRGTPPNSEVRAAVAEDLDGVDKILFDFEESMADELSDAPSAPPQGWGSVKRTFTRVYDSINFGELTVDEGAALLMNETEQLIS
- a CDS encoding rhamnulokinase — translated: MSTSGAVGGAVTATCAAVDLGASSGRVILGRVGAGELSTTEVARFDNTPIRIARGAGRDRLHWNVLGLYRDILAGLRIASASAELHSIGIDSWAVDYGLLDADGELLGNPIHYRDSRTDGVLDQVRATLGAERIYATTGIQFMPINTLIQLVAARDTAALTAASSLLLIPDLLCYWLTGQRGAEVTNASTTQLLDVRRREWAWELVRAAGIDETLLPPLREPGERIGLVDGTARAELGGGELPVVAVGSHDTASAIVAVPTVTRRFGYVSCGTWSLVGLELDAPVVSEAGRTANFTNELGVDGTTRYLRNVMGLWLLQESLRTWADAGRPAELSGLLADAARAEPFRSIVDPDDPRFLAPGDMPARIAQACRETGQPVPETQAQLVRCVLESLALAYRRTLRQACALSGREVDVLHIVGGGSRNELLCRLTADACGIPVVAGPVEATALGNLLVQARAAGGSGVGDLTAMRALVAATQEVREYAPSGAASDFDAAARRLD
- a CDS encoding helix-turn-helix domain-containing protein; protein product: MVALAVRPITADSDRSQSRLTRPERVIEVRLTREERMILALLADGYLLDGIARRMCTSNRTLRRRIRGVCDRLGVQTPIQAVAWAARRGLI
- a CDS encoding bifunctional rhamnulose-1-phosphate aldolase/short-chain dehydrogenase, producing the protein MTTHPEVEKLLQRCHELGSDPRNTNYAGGNASVKADDVDPVTGQPVELMWVKGSGGDLGTLTEAGLAVLRTDRLRALIDVYPGVDREDEMVAAFDYCLHGKGGAAPSIDTAMHGLVDAAHVDHLHPDAGIALATAADSEKLTAECFGDRVAWVPWRRPGFQLGLDIAEIKRANPSAIGVILGGHGITAWGDTAEECRANSLEIIDTAERFIETRGTAEPFGPVVEGRSALPSAQRRERAAALFPVLRGLASTDRRQIGHFTDSPAVLDFVSRERMPELAALGTSCPDHFLRTKVRPMVLDLGPDAPLDTVIDRLRELHEQYRADYRAYYEQFATQDSPAMRGADPAIVLVPGVGMFSFGADKQTARVAGEFYVNAINVMRGAEAISRYQPIDEGEKFRIEYWELEEAKLRRRPKAKPLATRVALVTGGASGIGLATARRLVAEGACVVVADRDADRAREAAEELGAGAYRAADVAISVAVDVTDSVAVDAALAEASLAFGGVDLVVNNAGLSISKPLLETTDADWDIQHGVMARGSFLVSRSAARVLIAQAMGGDIIYIASKNGVFAGPNNVAYGAAKADQAHQVRLLAAELGGHRIRVNGINPDGVVRGSGIFSGGWGAQRAAVYGVEESELGSFYAQRTLLKQEVLPEHVAAAVFALTGGDLTHTTGLHIPVDAGVAAAFLR
- the rhaI gene encoding L-rhamnose isomerase yields the protein MTDIDPSRRAALFDVLRTQRIETPSWAYGNSGTRFKVFAQDGVPRNPVEKIEDAAKVHELTGIAPSVALHIPWDRVDDYAALRAHADGVGITLGAINPNVFQEDDYRLGSVCSPDAGVRRKAVDHLLECVAVAEQTGSSVLSLWFADGINYPGQDDLRARQDRLAEALREVYGQMPEGMRMLLEYKFFEPAFYATDIPDWGTSLAHCLELGPAAQVLVDTGHHAPGTNIEFIVAFLLRAGRLGGFHFNSRFYADDDLIAGAADPFQLFRIMHEVAQGGGLDRATGVEFMLDQCHNIEPKIPAMIRSVCNVQEATAKALLVDSAALRAAQAEGDVLGANAVLMDAYNTDVRPLLAELRQDMGIDPDPMAAYHRSGYQQRIVAERVGGNAAGWGA
- a CDS encoding L-rhamnose mutarotase, with translation MTERVCFVLQVRADRLEEYRERHRDVWPEMRKALSESGWHNYSLFLRPDGMLVGYLECEDFAAAKAAMDATEVNARWQAEMAEFFVGLDGGNADAGMQAIPEVFHLP
- a CDS encoding LacI family DNA-binding transcriptional regulator — encoded protein: MNPTASIREVAAAARVSVGTVSNVLNRPTVVAPATRDRVLAAIEELGFVRNESARQLRSGTARTIGLVVLDVGNPFFTDVARGVEDSATEAGHVVILCNSDESSARESRYLDLLTEQRAHAVLITPVGDSLDPVRRLQRRGVSVVLLDHPTASQDVCSVSVDDVIGGDLATTHLLAGGHEDLVMVTGPESIRQCADRLAGARRALARAGRPAETLRAVEVPALNVVSGQRAAEQLLAGPALPDGVFCANDLLALGLLQVLMRAGIRVPEDVALVGYDDIDFAAAAAVPLTSVRQPRYLIGRTAADLVIAETLAPEQHTHQHTVFTPELVVRDSSHPRRHRP
- a CDS encoding beta-galactosidase produces the protein MSTDLTALRRRLGGPAYGCDYNPEQWPEEVWAEDMRLMRQAGVNLVSIGIFSWAKIEPRPGKYDFGWFDRLMDLLAANGIGACLATMTASPPPWMARLHPETLPVTSTGVRLAPGSRQQFCPSSQVYRDYAVRLVEQIATRYRDHPALALWHVNNEYGCHMNACYSDVSAAAFRDWLRDRYGDLDRLNQAWYTDFWSQGYTDWADIGVPSLAPYHPNPGQSVDFARFTSDAFLGCFLAEKEVLFRLTPDVPVTTNFITDGPAIDLFDWAGHQDLIAFDAYPDPFEADSHIAAGFHFDLMRSLRHGQPWFLMEQATAAVNWRERNAMKLPGAMRLGSWQAVAQGADAVMFFQWRASRGGTEKFHAAMVPHTGTDTRIFREVCELGAELASVPALVDSRVRAETALLLDWSNWWALERDSHPSVDVTRHEAEMAHYAPLFEAGVTCDVVHPDRDLSGYRLVVVPNLYLLSDAAAERLRDYVRGGGHLVVSFFSGIVDENDHVHAGGMSPALRETLGVWVEEFWPLPEAGTIAVTGLGADRVGAVAAADSGATSAPVTGRIWSELIRLAGAESLAEFADGELSGSPAITRHRFGAGTAWYLGTRLDATSMRGLLDVVREAAGVGPDLPLPAGVQAVTRHAADGTRFLLLLNHGGEPVEVALPEPMTDVLARTAGPEASPMIEIRLPRHGVAVLTSSPD